Proteins encoded by one window of Cylindrospermum stagnale PCC 7417:
- a CDS encoding HAD family hydrolase: MTAKSPTILALDFDGVVCDGLIEYFEVAWRTYCKIWLPANDTLPDDLASRFYRLRPVIETGWEMPVLIKALVEGFSDAKILQEWVTIAPQILLADNIQAKQIGEKLDHLRDEWINSDLDGWLSLHRFYPGVVEKIKATVASEVKLFIVTTKEGRFVQQLLQQAGVDLPTAAIFGKEVKRPKYEILRELIQTADVKPVSLWFVEDRLKTLQLVQQQSDLGDVELFLADWGYNTQPEREAAENDPRIQLRSLSQFAEDFSGWF; encoded by the coding sequence ATGACAGCAAAGAGTCCCACAATTTTAGCACTGGACTTTGACGGAGTAGTTTGCGATGGGCTTATTGAATATTTTGAGGTGGCATGGCGCACTTACTGTAAAATTTGGTTGCCTGCTAACGACACACTACCAGATGATTTGGCTTCTCGATTTTATCGCTTACGACCTGTAATTGAAACGGGTTGGGAAATGCCTGTTTTAATCAAGGCTTTGGTTGAGGGATTTTCTGATGCTAAAATTCTGCAAGAATGGGTAACTATTGCCCCGCAAATTTTGTTAGCAGACAACATCCAAGCGAAACAAATTGGCGAAAAACTAGACCACCTGCGGGATGAATGGATTAACTCAGATTTAGACGGCTGGCTAAGTCTGCATAGATTTTATCCGGGTGTGGTGGAAAAAATTAAGGCGACTGTTGCTAGTGAAGTTAAGTTATTCATTGTCACGACTAAGGAAGGGCGGTTTGTCCAGCAACTGTTGCAACAAGCAGGAGTTGATTTACCAACCGCAGCTATTTTTGGTAAGGAAGTGAAGCGCCCTAAGTATGAAATTCTGCGAGAATTAATTCAGACGGCAGATGTCAAGCCTGTTAGTTTATGGTTTGTGGAAGATAGACTGAAGACTTTGCAGTTGGTTCAACAGCAATCAGACCTTGGTGATGTGGAACTTTTCTTGGCAGATTGGGGTTATAATACCCAACCAGAAAGGGAAGCTGCAGAAAATGATCCGCGAATTCAGCTAAGGTCACTTTCTCAGTTCGCTGAAGATTTTTCTGGTTGGTTTTAA
- the psaK gene encoding photosystem I reaction center subunit PsaK, whose product MISSILLAAAGSVPATPVWSPTVGIIISVSSLVALLLTLVSKAPKVGPSLPGLPVTVPAFIGAMAFGHVVGVGIVLGLTNIGRL is encoded by the coding sequence TTGATTTCATCTATTTTACTTGCAGCCGCTGGATCTGTTCCTGCAACACCAGTGTGGAGTCCTACAGTAGGAATCATTATCAGCGTCAGCAGCTTAGTAGCTCTTTTGCTAACTCTTGTATCTAAGGCTCCCAAGGTTGGGCCTAGTCTGCCTGGACTCCCGGTCACTGTTCCCGCTTTTATTGGGGCGATGGCTTTTGGTCATGTGGTCGGTGTTGGCATCGTTTTAGGACTAACCAACATTGGTCGTCTGTAG
- a CDS encoding phosphoribosylanthranilate isomerase yields the protein MRIKICGITQPEQSIAIASLGATALGFICVPTSPRYVTTAQIQAAVAPLSANIDKIGVFANASIPEISQVVVEAGLTGVQLHGDESPEFCYQLRQALPQVEIIKALRIRFLGDLDTALTYINSIDTLLLDAYHPQQLGGTGKTLDWEMLQQFSPSCPWFLAGGLTPDNIVAALSQVNPSGIDLSSGVENAPGDKNLDKVALLFQRLGDG from the coding sequence ATGCGGATTAAAATTTGCGGCATCACTCAACCAGAACAGTCAATTGCGATCGCATCCCTTGGCGCTACAGCACTCGGATTTATCTGTGTACCCACCTCACCACGCTACGTTACCACAGCCCAAATACAGGCAGCGGTAGCACCATTATCGGCAAACATCGACAAAATTGGTGTTTTTGCCAACGCCAGCATCCCCGAAATTAGTCAAGTAGTAGTTGAAGCAGGATTAACTGGCGTCCAATTACACGGAGATGAATCGCCAGAGTTTTGCTACCAGTTACGTCAAGCTCTCCCCCAGGTAGAAATTATTAAAGCCCTGAGAATTCGCTTTCTTGGGGACTTAGACACAGCACTTACTTACATAAATTCCATAGATACCTTACTACTCGATGCCTATCATCCCCAACAACTAGGTGGCACAGGTAAAACCTTAGATTGGGAAATGCTACAACAATTTAGCCCCAGTTGCCCTTGGTTCTTAGCCGGGGGACTCACACCAGATAATATTGTTGCCGCCCTGAGTCAGGTAAATCCTAGTGGCATTGATTTATCTAGTGGTGTAGAAAACGC
- a CDS encoding pentapeptide repeat-containing protein — protein MAIKLWKFLTTDIRELNLGQGVEAVKTGAEAAKAVLDLAKAVKEQKSLNPYIGEISSLLDILNSPLGQIAGTVIPFAPIALTIIKLIADQTQKELSLVQCVALVSQAAYLESFRAILNEKPELLQQIGKTPASDAVARQIKKLGEQELDEREARKAILYFHESQLAAAFNEVLQQRLQDAGLGETEAKTLTEQVARKTDFLPALVATGDKVKQLVQWYSAGGKEQLEKYLSIEDYLEKQIKPKPDEYIFDETHITFRDLYVPLKIHPVDDCGKPVGDEKFQIEEWVNNILTNEHKQPKVIFIQGEAGRGKSVFSRMFADRVRQDLHPIFTPILIRLRDLRVLANNLTETLENHLETVDFVQSDSGWLTDKNTKFLFLLDGFDELLLEGRTSGGLQEFLQQVENFQHNSHHRFLVTGRPLALQGIERLLSQRSLERVQIQPMDDPIRQTWLEKWAAKVGTQETTDFEQFLQSCPDEIKNNLAREPLLLYLLAKMHREKHFNSQMFAGAEGIKAKIRIYDESIKWVLEKQRQDENLRLSGLESEDLRQFLIEVSLCVVQSGNESANIKMLEARLKDSNDPVTKLIQQAREQTSLEKVKDEKVLNNMLTAFYIKPASGKNGGSMEFVHRSFGEFLFAERLVERFLDWTTQLTKRNRQENSVSTEVMDKQIYDLLGYGNLTPDIVEYLMGLLAECSEFEQPQRWLTLFQRLENFYLRWCDGEFIDAPPEKEILPLFKKEQLRKQLPEREKHLGLRQVDVYTGLNVLILLLVLHRYAQKRDDLKDKISFYPCGQPDTEEFDRERLLCIIGYSQCLGADTYNEILRFFFSGADLTLANLSGADLSLANLSGANLSLTNLSGADLSLTNFSGADLSLTNLRGAYLSGADLRGANLRGANLRGANLSGVNLSDADLNSANLNSANFSGADLNSANLSGANLSRADLSGVNLSGADLNSANLSGADLSLADLRDANLSLANLSLANLSGADLSRADLSRAYFEAIQWDTSINWVNALGLHEAVSIPSELAQQPAFSAAVALSRGISLVREAKVEEAIQAYNQALNLDPNLQVSAEYWNSLCWCGSLHDHAANVIYAGENAVTLEPENKRYQDSRGLARALTGDLLGALADFQAAVDSNALDYSEDVKQRRQRWIEALKAGVNPFTPEEQEALRQAEG, from the coding sequence ATGGCTATAAAACTTTGGAAGTTTTTGACAACCGACATTCGGGAATTGAACTTAGGACAAGGGGTGGAAGCAGTCAAAACAGGAGCCGAAGCAGCCAAAGCCGTGCTTGATTTAGCAAAAGCGGTAAAAGAGCAAAAAAGCCTTAACCCATATATAGGGGAAATTTCCTCGCTTTTAGATATTCTCAATAGTCCATTAGGTCAAATTGCCGGTACTGTGATTCCTTTTGCACCCATTGCGCTTACTATTATCAAACTAATTGCCGACCAAACGCAAAAAGAACTAAGTTTAGTGCAGTGTGTAGCCTTGGTGAGTCAAGCCGCTTATCTCGAAAGCTTTCGGGCAATACTCAACGAAAAACCAGAATTATTACAGCAAATTGGTAAAACTCCCGCATCTGACGCTGTTGCACGACAAATTAAGAAATTGGGTGAACAAGAATTAGATGAACGGGAAGCGAGAAAAGCTATACTCTATTTCCACGAATCTCAATTAGCAGCAGCATTCAACGAAGTTTTACAGCAACGGTTGCAAGATGCAGGTTTAGGGGAAACAGAAGCCAAAACCTTAACCGAACAGGTAGCACGGAAAACCGATTTTCTGCCGGCACTTGTAGCAACTGGCGATAAAGTCAAGCAATTAGTGCAATGGTATAGCGCCGGGGGAAAAGAACAGCTAGAGAAATATCTGAGTATTGAAGATTATCTAGAAAAGCAAATTAAACCCAAACCTGACGAATACATCTTTGATGAAACTCACATTACCTTCCGAGATTTGTATGTACCGCTGAAAATCCATCCAGTAGATGACTGCGGTAAACCTGTAGGAGATGAGAAGTTTCAGATAGAAGAATGGGTAAACAACATACTCACTAACGAACATAAACAACCGAAAGTCATCTTTATTCAAGGAGAAGCCGGACGGGGTAAAAGTGTATTTAGCCGGATGTTTGCCGATAGAGTGCGGCAAGATTTACACCCTATTTTTACCCCGATATTAATTCGCTTGCGAGATTTGCGCGTATTAGCAAATAACCTAACTGAAACTTTAGAGAACCATTTAGAAACCGTTGATTTTGTCCAAAGTGATTCCGGTTGGCTGACAGATAAAAATACCAAATTCTTGTTTTTGCTCGATGGTTTTGATGAACTGTTGCTAGAAGGACGAACTAGCGGCGGACTACAAGAATTTTTACAACAAGTAGAAAATTTTCAACACAATAGCCATCATCGGTTTTTAGTCACTGGTCGCCCTTTAGCACTACAAGGAATTGAGCGTTTACTTTCACAAAGAAGTTTGGAACGAGTGCAAATTCAGCCAATGGATGACCCAATTCGCCAAACCTGGTTAGAAAAATGGGCAGCTAAAGTTGGCACTCAGGAAACAACAGACTTTGAGCAGTTTTTGCAATCTTGCCCAGATGAAATTAAAAATAATCTAGCGCGAGAACCCTTACTGCTTTATCTATTAGCAAAAATGCACCGAGAGAAACATTTCAACTCTCAAATGTTTGCAGGTGCAGAAGGCATTAAAGCAAAAATTCGCATTTATGATGAATCGATTAAATGGGTGTTAGAAAAACAGCGTCAAGATGAAAACCTGCGCTTGTCTGGGTTAGAAAGTGAAGATTTGCGGCAATTTCTAATTGAAGTTTCTTTGTGTGTGGTGCAGTCGGGAAATGAATCTGCCAATATCAAAATGCTAGAAGCACGACTTAAAGACAGTAATGACCCAGTTACAAAATTAATTCAGCAAGCTAGAGAGCAGACTTCCCTAGAAAAGGTTAAAGATGAGAAAGTACTTAATAATATGTTGACCGCATTCTACATCAAGCCTGCTTCCGGGAAAAACGGCGGCTCAATGGAATTTGTACACAGGAGTTTTGGCGAGTTTTTATTTGCAGAACGTTTGGTAGAAAGATTTTTAGATTGGACAACTCAATTAACTAAGCGTAACCGTCAAGAAAACTCAGTTTCAACGGAGGTGATGGATAAGCAGATTTATGATTTATTGGGTTATGGAAATTTAACGCCTGATATTGTCGAATATCTGATGGGATTGTTGGCTGAATGTTCCGAATTTGAGCAGCCGCAACGCTGGTTAACACTATTTCAAAGATTAGAGAATTTTTACCTCCGTTGGTGCGATGGAGAATTTATTGATGCACCTCCAGAAAAAGAAATCTTGCCTTTGTTTAAAAAAGAGCAGTTGAGAAAGCAATTACCAGAGCGAGAAAAGCACTTGGGACTGCGACAAGTGGATGTGTATACAGGGCTGAATGTCTTGATTTTGCTTTTAGTGTTGCATCGCTACGCCCAAAAAAGGGATGACTTGAAAGACAAAATCAGCTTTTATCCCTGTGGTCAGCCAGATACAGAAGAATTTGATAGAGAACGCTTGCTCTGCATTATCGGCTATAGCCAATGCTTGGGTGCTGACACTTATAACGAAATCCTGAGATTTTTCTTCAGTGGTGCTGACCTCACCCTTGCCAACCTCAGCGGTGCTGACCTCAGCCTTGCCAACCTCAGCGGTGCTAACCTTAGCCTTACCAACCTCAGCGGTGCTGACCTTAGCCTTACCAACTTCAGCGGTGCTGACCTCAGCCTTACCAACCTCAGGGGTGCCTACCTCAGCGGTGCCGACCTCAGGGGTGCCAACCTCAGGGGTGCCAACCTCAGGGGTGCTAACCTTAGCGGTGTCAACCTCAGCGATGCCGACCTCAACAGTGCCAACCTCAACAGTGCCAACTTCAGTGGTGCCGACCTCAACAGTGCTAACCTCAGCGGTGCCAACCTCAGCCGTGCCGACCTCAGCGGTGTCAACCTCAGTGGTGCCGACCTCAACAGTGCCAACCTCAGCGGTGCCGACCTCAGCCTTGCCGACCTCAGGGATGCCAACCTTAGCCTTGCCAACCTCAGCCTTGCCAACCTCAGCGGTGCCGACCTTAGCCGTGCCGACCTCAGCCGTGCCTATTTTGAAGCAATTCAATGGGACACCAGCATAAATTGGGTAAATGCTTTGGGGTTACACGAAGCAGTTAGTATTCCTTCAGAGTTGGCGCAACAACCAGCATTTTCTGCTGCGGTTGCTTTGAGTCGAGGTATTAGTTTGGTTAGAGAAGCTAAGGTTGAAGAAGCAATTCAGGCTTACAACCAAGCTCTAAACCTTGACCCCAATTTACAGGTTTCTGCCGAGTATTGGAATAGCCTCTGTTGGTGTGGTAGCCTACATGATCATGCTGCTAATGTTATCTACGCTGGTGAAAATGCCGTCACCCTAGAACCTGAAAATAAAAGGTATCAAGATAGTCGAGGACTAGCTAGGGCATTAACAGGCGACTTACTTGGGGCATTAGCAGACTTTCAGGCGGCAGTAGATAGCAATGCACTTGATTACTCTGAAGATGTGAAACAGCGCCGGCAGCGTTGGATAGAAGCACTCAAGGCAGGGGTAAATCCCTTCACTCCAGAGGAACAGGAAGCACTGCGGCAGGCTGAGGGGTAA
- a CDS encoding DNA double-strand break repair nuclease NurA translates to MLDLTKLARQMQGLSQHLTLEAAASRQRLELAQQHLKKAFEFQEELVNRQEQWRDRIIFANATPIEPLETCIDIPVPPKIHTVISTDGSQISPNHHEIAYCYLINIGRVVLHYGQNKHPILDSLPEVFYRPEDLYVSRQWGIRTDEWMGFCRTASEITVLAELACSVKGEVPNLAMVDGSLIYWFLEQLPMDARDRILPPILEAWKQMREAQIPLMGYLSASRNIDAMNFLRLSACPHPVPDCITYCPNQLEAVPCKKFEPLRDTALWATQLKPGQRGTLWRSNARILELYENQTIYFCYVHVGTEIARIEVPAWVAENTTMFDQALGLMLAQVQKGYGYPVAIAEAHNQAVVRGGDRARFFALLERQMIKAGIKNVGTSYKEARKRGSIA, encoded by the coding sequence ATGCTTGATCTAACAAAACTAGCGCGACAAATGCAGGGTTTAAGTCAGCATCTGACTTTAGAAGCGGCTGCGAGTCGCCAGCGTTTGGAGTTGGCGCAACAACATCTAAAAAAGGCTTTTGAGTTTCAAGAAGAGTTAGTTAACCGTCAGGAACAATGGCGCGATCGCATTATCTTTGCTAATGCTACCCCAATTGAGCCGCTAGAAACCTGTATTGATATCCCTGTTCCGCCTAAAATTCATACTGTCATCTCTACCGATGGTTCGCAAATTTCCCCTAATCACCACGAAATTGCTTACTGTTATCTGATCAATATCGGCAGAGTTGTTTTGCACTATGGTCAAAATAAGCACCCAATATTAGATAGTTTGCCGGAGGTATTTTATCGCCCGGAAGACTTATATGTGTCTCGGCAGTGGGGAATTAGAACTGATGAATGGATGGGTTTTTGCCGGACTGCGTCGGAAATTACGGTGTTAGCAGAACTGGCTTGCAGTGTGAAAGGGGAAGTGCCAAATTTGGCAATGGTGGATGGTTCGTTAATTTACTGGTTTTTGGAACAGTTGCCGATGGATGCACGCGATCGCATTTTACCCCCCATCCTCGAAGCTTGGAAGCAAATGCGTGAGGCTCAAATTCCGCTGATGGGCTATCTTAGCGCCTCTCGCAACATCGACGCCATGAACTTTTTACGTTTGTCCGCTTGTCCCCATCCAGTACCCGACTGTATAACTTATTGCCCCAATCAGCTAGAAGCAGTCCCTTGTAAAAAATTTGAGCCTTTGCGCGATACAGCCCTCTGGGCAACCCAACTCAAACCCGGACAACGTGGGACTCTTTGGCGCAGTAATGCCCGCATTCTCGAATTATATGAAAACCAAACTATCTACTTTTGCTATGTCCACGTCGGTACAGAGATTGCACGGATTGAAGTGCCTGCTTGGGTAGCGGAAAACACTACTATGTTTGACCAAGCCCTGGGACTGATGCTAGCACAAGTGCAAAAAGGATATGGTTACCCTGTAGCGATCGCCGAAGCACATAATCAAGCAGTAGTGCGCGGCGGCGATAGAGCAAGATTCTTTGCCCTCTTGGAACGACAAATGATTAAAGCTGGCATAAAAAACGTCGGAACTTCCTACAAAGAAGCCAGAAAGCGGGGGAGTATTGCTTAA